Proteins encoded by one window of Vicia villosa cultivar HV-30 ecotype Madison, WI unplaced genomic scaffold, Vvil1.0 ctg.002553F_1_1, whole genome shotgun sequence:
- the LOC131639194 gene encoding transcription factor bHLH35-like has translation MENIGEEYKHYWETNMFLQTQELDSWGLDESFSGYYDSSSPDGATSSKNIVSERNRRKKLNERLFALRAVVPNISKMDKASIIKDAIEYIQHLQEQEKILEAEIMELESGMPNNINPNYDFDQELPVLLRSKKKRTDQFYDSVNSTNSPIELLELRVTYMGENTIVVSLTCSKRTDTIVKLCELFESLNLKIITANVTCFSGRLLKTVFIQANEEDKDLLQINIQTAIAALNDPLSPMSI, from the exons ATGGAGAATATTGGTGAAGAGTACAAACATTACTGGGAGACCAACATGTTCCTCCAAACCCAAGAACTTGATAG CTGGGGATTGGATGAATCATTTTCAGGATACTATGATTCAAGCTCCCCAGATGGTGCTACTTCATCTAAGAATATTGTTTCAGAAAGGAATAGAAGGAAGAAACTCAATGAAAGACTCTTTGCACTTAGAGCAGTGGTTCCCAATATTAGCAAG atggATAAGGCTTCAATAATTAAGGATGCAATTGAGTACATACAACACTTGCAAGAACAAGAGAAGATTCTTGAGGCTGAGATAATGGAACTTGAATCTGGGATGCCAAATAATATTAATCCAAATTATGATTTTGATCAGGAGCTTCCTGTGTTGCTGAGGTCCAAGAAGAAGAGAACAGATCAATTTTATGATTCTGTCAATTCAACAAACTCCCCAATTGAACTTCTTGAG CTTAGGGTAACATACATGGGAGAAAATACAATTGTTGTAAGTTTGACATGTAGCAAAAGGACAGACACAATAGTTAAATTATGTGAACTGTTCGAATCTTTGAACCTCAAAATCATCACTGCCAACGTCACTTGTTTTTCAGGCAGACTTTTGAAAACAGTCTTCATTCAG GCAAATGAAGAAGATAAAGATCTATTGCAGATAAATATCCAAACAGCCATTGCAGCTCTAAATGATCCTCTAAGTCCTATGAGCATCTAA